CGTCGACCGTGCCATGTTCGTCCAGGCCGCGCTCGGCCTGGAAGGCCAGAAGCGCCCGGGTCGTGTCCGGCCCGAAGTGACCGTCGGACTCCTCGACGGCGTCGACCGGATGGCCGACCGCCAGCAGGCGGCGGTGGAGGTCCCGGACGGGAGCCCCCCGGTCGTCGGGTCGAACCGGCTCGGACACTGGCCGAACCGCCGGGTCGCGAGGTCGCCTAGAGGTAGTCGGCCAGTTCCTCGAGCAACTGGGGCTTGCCCTTGGCGCCCACCATGCGCTTCGCGGGCACGCCACCGTCGAACAGGATGAGCGTCGGGATGCTCATGACCTCGAAGCGACGGGCCAGGTCGGGTGCCTCGTCCACGTTGACCTTGGCGATCCGGATGGACCCGGCCTGCTCGGCTGCTATCTCCTCCAGGATCGGAGCGATCAGCTTGCAGGGGCCACACCACTCGGCCCAGAAGTCGACAAGGACGGGTTCTGGCGTTGCGCCGACCTCCTCGTCGAAGGTGGTCTCGGACAGGTTCGTGATGGTACCGGCCATGGGGGTCTCGTCTCTCGGAAGGATCTCGGTTGGCTATTTTCTATCCGCTCGCTGGCGGGAACGCGGCACGGACCGGTCCGACCGGCAGTCGGCACCGGACGGTCAGTCGCATCGACCCTCCAACCACCGCTCGGCATCGATGGCTGCCATGCAGCCGGATCCGGCCGCGGTGACGGCCTGTCGGTAGGTGTGGTCCTGGACGTCACCACAGGCGAACACGCCTTCGATGTTCGTCGTTGAGCGGTCGGCGCCGGTGACCAGGTAGCCGGCGTCGTCCATGTCGAGCTGGTCGGTGAACAGGTCGGTGTTGGGTCGATGGCCGATGGCGATGAAGACTCCGGTGACCGGTAGGTCCCGTTCCTCGCCGGTGACCGTGTCGCGCAGCGCCAGCGCCTCGACCTTGGTCCCACCGACCACGTCGACCACGACCGAGTTCCAGGCGAACTCGATCTTCGGGTTGTCGAAGGCCCGCTGTTGCATGATCTTCGAGGCCCGGAGTGTGTCCCGTCGATGGATCAGCGTCACCTTGGAGGCGAACTTCGTGAGGAAGCCCGCCTCTTCCATGGCGGAGTCACCGCCGCCCACCACGGCGATCTCCTGATCGCGGAAGAAGAAGCCGTCGCAGGTCGCGCAGGTCGATAGACCGTGTCCGATGAGGCGTTGTTCGGCCTCGAGGCCGAGCATCACGGATCGTGCGCCGGTGGACACGATGACGGCCTCGGCGGTGTAGGTGGGCTCGGCTGTGTCCGGGTCGCCGATCCAGATCGCGAAGGGGCGTGCCGAGAAGTCGGCGCGCGAAACCTTCAGGGTCACGATCTCGGCGCCGAACCGGGTCGCCTGGGCCCGCATATCGGCCATGAGCTGGGGTCCCATGATCCCCTCGGGGAAGCCGGGGTAGTTCTCGACATCGGTGGTCAGCATGAGCTGTCCGCCCGGCTGGTCGCTGTTGGATGAGGGCTCGCCCTCGATGACCAACGGCTTCAGGTTGGCGCGGGCCGCGTAGATCGCTGCGGTCAGGCCGGCAGGGCCGGATCCAATTATGACGACTTCGTGGTGGGCCACGTTCGCTCCTAGGGCGTTGGACGTGATGTCACAGGTCAGGGGGTTCGGCGGGACCAGAACCAGGTTCCGATGGCGCAGAGTGAGGCACCCAGCACCAGGTGGGCGGACCAGCTTTCCCCGGGGATGACGATGTCCAGGAGCCGGAACAGCCCTATGCCGACCAGGATCAGTGCGCCGATGGCGCAGAAGGCGACGAACACGCCGTGGACGACCGTCCGTATGACGGTGATAGCCGGTTGTGTGGTGACCGAACGGAGGCGCTCAACCGCGTCCACTACCCGGTCGATGGACGCCGTGGCCCAGTCGCGCCGTACGTCCGGCCCGTCTGCGGATGTCCCGCCAGGGGACGCCTCGGGATCGACCGGCGGGCTCATGTGGCGGATTCTACCGACGGGCACCCGGGGGCCGTCTCCGACCCGGCAGCGGGTCAGGCTCGGAGGGTGAAGCAGAGGCCGATCACGCCGGGCCCGCCGTGGCTGGCGACCACGGGTCCGATCACCCCGACCCGGGTGGCCAACGGGTCGACCAGTGGCGAGAGCATCCCGACCAGGTCGTCGATGTCATCGGCCTGGGCGTGCATGACCGACATGGTCTCGATCTCGTCGGCGTATTCGGCCACCTTGTCACGCAGCCAGGCCAGGGACTTCTTACGAGTGCGCTGCCTGCCCGCCTCCTCGACCACGCCGCTGCTGATGTCGATTAGCGGCTTGATCGCAAGGAGGCTTCCGAGCAGGGCCTGGGCGTTGCCGATCCGACCGCCCTTCTTGAGGTTCTCCAGGGTGTCGATGGCACCGAATACACGGGTTCTCTCCCGCATGGCCTCCATCAGGCCGACGATCTCGTCGGCCCCTGCTCCTCCGGCCGCGGCCTCCGCAGCGGCGAGGACCATCATCCCCAGGCCCGCGGTGACCGATCGACTGTCGACGACGCGCACGTCGCCATCGGTCTCGCGGGCGGCCAGCTCGGCCGACTCCATGGTGGCCGACAGCCCGCTGGACAGGTTGATGCAGACGATGGCGCTGGCCCCGTCGGCGAAGCGGCGGCGGAACACCTCCTGGAAGGCTCCCGGTGCCGGAGCCGCGGTCTGTGGCAGGTCCTCGCTGTCGGCCATCCGCCGGTAGAACTCGTCTATCGAGAGTTCCACGCTGTCCAGGAACACGTCGTCCCCGAATCGGATGCTGAGCGGTACCACGTCGATGCCAAGGGCCGTGGCCTCGTCGTGGGTCAGGTCGCTGGCGCTGTCGGTGACGATTCGAACGGTCATGTCGACTCCTCGGGTCGGCCGGAGCGTACCCGAGCAGCGCGGACCCACCAGATCGCCAGCACGACGATGGCGCCGACGAAGAGGAGCACCCCTACACCGGACAGGCTCGTGGTCCGGACCGTCAGATGGGCCGATCGGAGTTGGAGGAGTTGGGCGTCGTCAGGGGAGCGGACGGTGACCTGGAGTCGTGCGTCGCCAGAGGTACGCGCCTGCACCGGGATGGCGATCCTGTTGTTCCCGGGTGTCAGGACGACGGGGAGGACGGCGCCCTCGGGGAACTCCAGTCGCCCGTCGCTCTGCAGCACGAGGACTACCCGGGCGTCGGTGGACAGGCCGTTGTGCACGCTGAAGGGGATGTCGGCCCTGCGACCGGTGAGTCGGACGCTCTGGTCCGCCGGAGTCGTGAAGGCGCCGAGTACGTCGCTTACCGCGGTGTAGACCGCGGCCAGGTAGGCGTTCATGGTGTCGGTGTCCAGTTCGGCGGCCGCCGTCACCTCGAGGAGGTCGTTGAGTGCCGCAGCATCCGGATGGGGCCCGCCGAGGATCGCCGTGTAGGCCGCGACAGTGGTCTCGGCGAGGCTGCGGTCCGTCGCCCGGCGGGACATCGACGTGACGGCGTCCGGCCAGAGTTCGTAGGTGACCGCGGCGGCTGCGTCGGTGGCCAGGGCGGCGTCGAAGAGGTCCGGTAGGGGTGTGACCCGCAGGAACGGGGCCCCCTCCAGGGCTCCCAGCACGAGGTCCAGGGTGAGGGCGTCGATCGGGAGGCCGTCGGGCGCGGTCAGCACGGCGATCCTCGTCACCGTGGGATCGGACCACGCCAGCAGTGCCATGTCGGCCAGGAGGTGCTGGGCTGCCGAAACCGCACCCTGTGGATCGGTGAGGTGGCGGGCCAGGTCGGGATCGGCCACGAGGGCGGCGTGGGCGGATCCGTCACCGGCGACCAGCCGGGCGGGGAGTGTGCTCTCGGCCGAGGCTGCAGAGGGGCGGGGCTCGAGGTGGTCGGCCGAGACGATGAACCGCTCGGCCCCCAGTTGTCCCAGCAGGTCCAGGGTGGCCGGTACCGCCGTGGGCGGTAGGACGGCGATCGATCGGTCCGGGACCACGCCCAGTTGGTCCATGAGCACCCGGTCCCCATGGTCCAGGAGGTCACGGTGGACGTCCGGGCGTCCCGCCTGGCGCCACGCCTCGGGATCAGCGGTGACGAACGGTGAGGACTGGAGGCGGAACCCCGTCCCTTCGGTCCGGACCAGGTCTGCTAGGAGGCGGGCATGGTCCAGGTCGTCGGATCGGGCCAGGCCGAGCACTGTGGCTGGCGGAAGCCTGACGTCCATGGCGACGTCGGGGTGGCCGAGGGCTGCCCGGACCACGGCATCCATGTGGCGCACGGTGGCCCGGTCGGGTCGGAGTCGGCTATCGGGGCGGAGTGGGGGCGGACCCTCGACGGCGAGGGTGATCCCGACCAGGAGCGGCCGGTGGGCGGCCGCCTCGCCCACGGGCACGACGGGTAGGTGGACCAGGGGTGTGATGAGGCGGTCCAGGGCCGTGCCCCGGGCATCCAGCAGGGTCACGGTGAGCGGGTATACGCCGCCAGGTCGTGATTCGAGGCGACCCTCGGTGCCGACCTGTAGCACGAGCGATGCCACCCCGGCCGAGTTCAGGACGTTTGCGACTGCCATCTCCACCGGGTCCCCGAGGGGTTCGCCGAGCGTCCCTTCCCGGAGGGCGAGGAGCCCCCGTCGGTCGACGGTCCGATGGAGTTGGAGTCGCAGCGTGGTCTCGTCCGTGTTGCCGGTGATTCGAAGTTCGAGGGCCAGGTCACCGTCGTAGGCGATCCACGGGGACTGGGCGACGAGGGAGACGGTGGCCGAACCGGGCTCGGCCCCGGCCGGCGCTGTGACGGCCGTCAGGCCGGTTGCCACCACGACGGCGGCGATGATCCGGCGGATCATCGGTCCGTGGAGTACCGGAGCACGGTGAGGCCGCCGGGTCGTTCCTCGAAGCCGTGTCGTCGGTAGAGGGCGTGGGCCCTAGCGTTGTCGGTCTGGGTGTTGATCCACACGTCCCGGGTCCCGGCGTGTGCCAGCCACGACACGGCATCGGCGAGCAGGGCTGACCCGATGCCAATGTCGCCGTGGCCGGGATGGACGGCCAGCCGTTGGACGAACCCGCTGGTCGAGGTGCGTCCGGTGATGGCGTAGGCCACGATGCGCCCGTCGCTGCGGACGCAGCGCCGCCGGCTGACGTCGGTTGCCCCACAGGCCTCGGTGTAGGCGGCGGCGTCGAACTGCCAGATCGGGGTGAAGGTCGCGAAGGCCGCGGCGTCCACCTCCAGGACCTCGGGGATCCGAAACCGACCGATCCTGCGGATCCGATGAGTCGAATTGCCGACCTTTGCCGGATCGCCGGCCCGGAGGTACCGGTGCAGGAGGGCGAGACGTTCGTACGGTGTGAAGCCGGCGGCCACGAACGGGTGATGGTCTTCCTGTGCGATCGCTGCCGTGAGCACCGTGGCCACCCCTCGGTGGCCGAGCCGGTCGAGGAGGTCGCGGATCGTCTCCT
This genomic window from Acidimicrobiales bacterium contains:
- the trxA gene encoding thioredoxin — encoded protein: MAGTITNLSETTFDEEVGATPEPVLVDFWAEWCGPCKLIAPILEEIAAEQAGSIRIAKVNVDEAPDLARRFEVMSIPTLILFDGGVPAKRMVGAKGKPQLLEELADYL
- the trxB gene encoding thioredoxin-disulfide reductase, which encodes MAHHEVVIIGSGPAGLTAAIYAARANLKPLVIEGEPSSNSDQPGGQLMLTTDVENYPGFPEGIMGPQLMADMRAQATRFGAEIVTLKVSRADFSARPFAIWIGDPDTAEPTYTAEAVIVSTGARSVMLGLEAEQRLIGHGLSTCATCDGFFFRDQEIAVVGGGDSAMEEAGFLTKFASKVTLIHRRDTLRASKIMQQRAFDNPKIEFAWNSVVVDVVGGTKVEALALRDTVTGEERDLPVTGVFIAIGHRPNTDLFTDQLDMDDAGYLVTGADRSTTNIEGVFACGDVQDHTYRQAVTAAGSGCMAAIDAERWLEGRCD
- a CDS encoding DegV family protein — its product is MTVRIVTDSASDLTHDEATALGIDVVPLSIRFGDDVFLDSVELSIDEFYRRMADSEDLPQTAAPAPGAFQEVFRRRFADGASAIVCINLSSGLSATMESAELAARETDGDVRVVDSRSVTAGLGMMVLAAAEAAAGGAGADEIVGLMEAMRERTRVFGAIDTLENLKKGGRIGNAQALLGSLLAIKPLIDISSGVVEEAGRQRTRKKSLAWLRDKVAEYADEIETMSVMHAQADDIDDLVGMLSPLVDPLATRVGVIGPVVASHGGPGVIGLCFTLRA
- a CDS encoding DUF6049 family protein, with protein sequence MIRRIIAAVVVATGLTAVTAPAGAEPGSATVSLVAQSPWIAYDGDLALELRITGNTDETTLRLQLHRTVDRRGLLALREGTLGEPLGDPVEMAVANVLNSAGVASLVLQVGTEGRLESRPGGVYPLTVTLLDARGTALDRLITPLVHLPVVPVGEAAAHRPLLVGITLAVEGPPPLRPDSRLRPDRATVRHMDAVVRAALGHPDVAMDVRLPPATVLGLARSDDLDHARLLADLVRTEGTGFRLQSSPFVTADPEAWRQAGRPDVHRDLLDHGDRVLMDQLGVVPDRSIAVLPPTAVPATLDLLGQLGAERFIVSADHLEPRPSAASAESTLPARLVAGDGSAHAALVADPDLARHLTDPQGAVSAAQHLLADMALLAWSDPTVTRIAVLTAPDGLPIDALTLDLVLGALEGAPFLRVTPLPDLFDAALATDAAAAVTYELWPDAVTSMSRRATDRSLAETTVAAYTAILGGPHPDAAALNDLLEVTAAAELDTDTMNAYLAAVYTAVSDVLGAFTTPADQSVRLTGRRADIPFSVHNGLSTDARVVLVLQSDGRLEFPEGAVLPVVLTPGNNRIAIPVQARTSGDARLQVTVRSPDDAQLLQLRSAHLTVRTTSLSGVGVLLFVGAIVVLAIWWVRAARVRSGRPEEST
- a CDS encoding GNAT family N-acetyltransferase, producing MPSQYARRGQRGLRRARGATSGMVDVEYQRVGRYTMLRISPWRGDPSTAQVVTVRGPGPDEETIRDLLDRLGHRGVATVLTAAIAQEDHHPFVAAGFTPYERLALLHRYLRAGDPAKVGNSTHRIRRIGRFRIPEVLEVDAAAFATFTPIWQFDAAAYTEACGATDVSRRRCVRSDGRIVAYAITGRTSTSGFVQRLAVHPGHGDIGIGSALLADAVSWLAHAGTRDVWINTQTDNARAHALYRRHGFEERPGGLTVLRYSTDR